A single Desulfobaculum xiamenense DNA region contains:
- a CDS encoding nickel-dependent hydrogenase large subunit, translated as MAKTVIPFGPQHPVLPEPIHLKLVVEDEIVKEAIPALGFVHRGLEKLTEIRDYHQMIQVVERVCGICSCIHAMTYCEALEKLLNLEVPDRAQHLRVIWSELHRMHSHLLWLGLFADAFGFEALFQQFWKIREKIMDINEATAGNRVIVSVNVVGGVRADLSPEQCRWILTELDEAEKALKELSNTILNDYTVKSRTVGKGVLTAEMAIATGACGPTLRGSGVAQDCRQLKYECFDRIDFEPVVYPQGDSWARCAVRFGETLQSIDLVRQAISRLPEGDLATPFKGHPEGEIVHRTEQPRGELLYYIKASGKKYLDRVRIRTPTFANIPPLLAMIGGIELADVPVVVLSIDPCISCTER; from the coding sequence ATGGCCAAGACGGTAATCCCCTTCGGTCCCCAGCATCCGGTCCTTCCGGAGCCGATCCACCTGAAGCTGGTGGTCGAAGACGAAATCGTGAAGGAAGCGATCCCGGCGCTGGGCTTCGTCCACCGCGGGCTCGAGAAGCTCACGGAAATCCGTGACTACCATCAGATGATTCAGGTTGTGGAGCGCGTGTGCGGCATCTGTTCGTGCATCCACGCCATGACCTACTGCGAGGCTCTCGAAAAGCTCCTCAACCTTGAGGTGCCGGACCGTGCGCAGCACCTGCGCGTGATCTGGTCCGAGCTGCACCGCATGCACAGCCACCTGCTGTGGCTGGGCCTCTTCGCGGATGCCTTCGGCTTCGAGGCGCTTTTCCAGCAGTTCTGGAAGATCCGTGAGAAGATCATGGACATCAACGAGGCCACTGCCGGAAACCGCGTCATCGTTTCCGTCAACGTGGTGGGCGGCGTGCGTGCCGACCTCTCCCCCGAGCAGTGCCGCTGGATTCTGACCGAGCTGGATGAGGCGGAGAAGGCCCTCAAGGAACTCTCCAACACCATCCTTAATGACTACACCGTGAAGTCCCGTACTGTGGGCAAGGGCGTCCTCACCGCCGAGATGGCCATCGCCACCGGCGCGTGCGGCCCGACCCTGCGCGGCTCCGGCGTCGCGCAGGACTGCCGCCAGCTCAAGTACGAGTGCTTTGACCGCATCGACTTCGAACCCGTGGTCTACCCGCAGGGCGATTCGTGGGCACGCTGCGCCGTCCGCTTCGGCGAGACGCTCCAGTCCATCGACCTCGTGCGGCAGGCCATCTCCCGCCTTCCCGAAGGCGATCTGGCCACGCCCTTCAAGGGACATCCCGAGGGCGAGATCGTCCACCGTACCGAGCAGCCCCGCGGCGAGCTCCTGTACTACATCAAGGCCAGCGGCAAGAAGTACCTCGACCGGGTGCGCATCCGCACCCCCACATTCGCCAACATTCCCCCGCTGCTGGCCATGATCGGCGGCATCGAGCTGGCGGACGTGCCTGTCGTGGTCCTGTCCATCGACCCGTGCATCTCCTGCACGGAACGCTAA
- a CDS encoding NADH-quinone oxidoreductase subunit C has protein sequence MIENLKEVTKETVANEILMLKNDGYRLVAMSCTELDEDNVDILYHLDKDLELVNLRMKAEKAKPVPSVSGIYFCAMLAENEMRDQFALGFDGLVLDFNRTLFLDEEITVTQVPLCSNVKITKQ, from the coding sequence GTGATTGAGAATCTGAAAGAGGTCACCAAGGAGACCGTCGCCAACGAGATACTCATGCTCAAGAACGACGGTTACAGGCTGGTCGCCATGTCCTGCACCGAGCTGGACGAGGACAATGTTGATATCCTCTACCACCTCGACAAGGATCTGGAACTCGTGAACCTGCGCATGAAGGCCGAGAAGGCGAAACCCGTTCCGAGCGTCAGCGGCATCTACTTCTGCGCGATGCTCGCCGAGAACGAGATGCGCGACCAGTTCGCGCTCGGCTTCGATGGCCTGGTGCTGGACTTCAACCGCACGCTGTTCCTCGACGAGGAAATCACCGTGACCCAGGTCCCGCTCTGCAGCAACGTCAAGATCACCAAACAGTAA
- a CDS encoding NADH-quinone oxidoreductase subunit B family protein, whose amino-acid sequence MIKSFIKKSRIKSPWIMHFDCGSCNGCDIEVLACLTPLYDIERFGIVNVGNPKHADVLLVTGTVNHRNKKVLKNIYDQMPDPKAVIAIGACGTSGGVFRECYNVLGGVDKVIPVDVYVPGCPAKPEAIIDGVVLGLQKFAEKVEESNKA is encoded by the coding sequence ATGATCAAGTCATTCATCAAGAAGTCGCGCATCAAGTCTCCGTGGATCATGCACTTCGACTGCGGGAGCTGTAACGGCTGCGATATCGAGGTGCTTGCCTGCCTGACCCCGCTCTACGACATCGAGCGCTTCGGCATCGTCAACGTGGGCAACCCCAAGCACGCCGACGTGCTGCTGGTTACCGGCACCGTTAACCACCGCAACAAGAAGGTCCTCAAGAACATCTACGATCAGATGCCGGACCCCAAGGCCGTCATCGCCATCGGGGCGTGTGGCACTTCGGGCGGCGTGTTCCGCGAGTGCTACAACGTGCTCGGCGGCGTGGATAAGGTCATCCCCGTTGACGTGTACGTCCCCGGATGCCCTGCCAAGCCAGAGGCCATCATCGACGGCGTTGTGCTGGGGCTTCAGAAGTTCGCCGAAAAGGTGGAAGAATCCAACAAGGCATAG
- a CDS encoding respiratory chain complex I subunit 1 family protein: MITKILLVFIGLVAAPLAGGLIAGLDRKVTAWMQSRQGPPITQAFYDVAKLFGKEKMVANTWQVFCAWVYMVAAALSVVLFFLQSDLLLIFFVQAIGAVFLVMGAMSVPSPYSQVGAQRELIQVLTYEPLLILVFVSIYLVTGSFNISDIVAVEKPLLLKLPLMFIVLGYALTIKLRKSPFDFSTSHHGHQELVKGVLTEYSGPFLGLIELAHWFETILVLGICALFWTTSWYGMAILLTATYFAEIVIDNTMARMTWRWMLKYVWSIGLAMSFVNLIWLHAAS, from the coding sequence ATGATCACCAAGATTCTGCTGGTATTCATCGGTCTGGTCGCCGCCCCCCTCGCGGGTGGCCTCATCGCCGGTCTCGATCGCAAGGTTACCGCGTGGATGCAGTCCCGTCAGGGTCCGCCCATCACGCAGGCCTTCTACGACGTGGCCAAGCTGTTCGGGAAGGAGAAGATGGTCGCCAACACGTGGCAGGTGTTCTGCGCGTGGGTGTACATGGTCGCCGCGGCGCTGTCCGTGGTCCTGTTCTTCCTTCAGTCGGACCTGCTGCTGATCTTCTTTGTGCAGGCCATCGGCGCGGTGTTCCTCGTCATGGGTGCCATGAGCGTGCCTTCGCCCTACTCGCAGGTGGGCGCGCAGCGCGAGCTCATTCAGGTGCTGACCTACGAGCCGCTGCTCATTCTGGTCTTCGTGAGCATCTACCTCGTGACCGGCAGCTTCAACATCAGCGACATCGTCGCGGTGGAAAAGCCCCTGCTGCTCAAGCTGCCGCTCATGTTCATCGTGCTCGGCTACGCGTTGACCATCAAGCTGCGCAAGTCCCCCTTCGACTTCTCGACCTCGCATCATGGCCACCAGGAGCTGGTGAAGGGCGTGCTCACCGAGTACTCCGGTCCCTTCCTCGGCCTCATCGAGCTGGCGCACTGGTTCGAAACGATCCTCGTCCTCGGCATCTGCGCCCTGTTCTGGACCACCAGCTGGTACGGCATGGCGATCCTTTTGACCGCCACCTACTTCGCCGAGATCGTGATCGACAACACCATGGCCCGCATGACCTGGCGCTGGATGCTCAAGTACGTGTGGAGCATCGGACTGGCCATGTCCTTCGTGAACCTCATCTGGCTGCACGCCGCGAGTTAA